Proteins encoded in a region of the Pseudomonas sp. GOM7 genome:
- a CDS encoding DUF2797 domain-containing protein → MMELGRGSLSKMKAHLEAPVQYAFRLGDEEVPVNPLVGKQLRLEYLGAIHCSHCGRKTKTSFSQGYCYPCMQKLAQCDVCIMSPEKCHYDQGTCREPSWGEQFCMTDHIVYLANSSGVKVGITRASQVPTRWIDQGATQALAILRVATRQQSGFAEDLLRSQVADKTNWRALLKGDAAPVDLLAIREQLFDACGAGISGLQQRFGLQAIQPLSAAEVLEIRYPIEAYPAKISSFNLDKQPLAEGTLLGIKGQYLMFDTGVINIRKYTAYQLAIHEIAA, encoded by the coding sequence CTGATGGAACTGGGACGTGGCTCGCTGAGCAAGATGAAGGCGCACCTGGAGGCGCCGGTGCAGTATGCGTTTCGTCTGGGTGACGAGGAGGTGCCGGTCAACCCGCTGGTGGGCAAGCAGCTGCGCCTGGAATACCTCGGCGCCATCCATTGCAGCCACTGCGGGCGCAAGACCAAGACCAGCTTCAGCCAGGGTTATTGCTACCCTTGCATGCAGAAGCTGGCGCAGTGCGACGTGTGCATCATGAGCCCGGAAAAGTGCCATTACGACCAGGGCACCTGCCGCGAGCCGAGCTGGGGCGAGCAGTTCTGCATGACTGATCATATCGTCTACCTGGCCAACTCCAGTGGCGTGAAGGTGGGCATCACTCGCGCCAGCCAGGTGCCGACGCGCTGGATCGATCAGGGCGCGACTCAGGCGCTGGCCATTCTGCGCGTCGCCACCCGGCAGCAGTCCGGCTTCGCCGAGGATCTGCTGCGCAGCCAGGTGGCGGACAAGACCAACTGGCGTGCATTGCTCAAGGGCGACGCCGCGCCGGTCGATCTGCTGGCGATCCGCGAGCAACTGTTCGATGCCTGTGGCGCGGGTATCAGTGGTCTGCAGCAGCGCTTCGGCCTGCAGGCCATCCAGCCGCTGAGCGCGGCCGAGGTGCTGGAAATCCGCTACCCCATCGAGGCCTATCCGGCCAAGATCAGCAGTTTCAATCTGGACAAGCAGCCCCTGGCCGAGGGTACCCTGCTCGGTATCAAGGGCCAGTACCTGATGTTCGACACCGGCGTGATCAATATCCGCAAATACACTGCGTACCAGTTGGCCATCCACGAGATCGCCGCCTGA
- a CDS encoding YeaC family protein, which translates to MSSFLEAIDNITPEIYESLKLAVEIGKWPDGRKLTQEQKELSLQAMIAWEMQNLPEEERTGYMGEQACKSKSEPVPNLLFTSSDTLH; encoded by the coding sequence ATGTCGTCCTTTCTCGAAGCCATCGACAACATCACCCCGGAAATCTACGAGAGCCTCAAGCTGGCCGTGGAAATCGGCAAGTGGCCCGATGGCCGCAAGCTTACCCAGGAGCAGAAGGAGCTGAGCCTGCAGGCGATGATCGCCTGGGAAATGCAGAATCTGCCGGAGGAGGAACGCACCGGCTATATGGGTGAGCAAGCGTGCAAGTCCAAATCCGAGCCGGTGCCGAACCTGCTGTTCACCTCTTCGGATACCCTGCACTGA
- a CDS encoding metallophosphoesterase — protein MSIDPHRGYDLIGDIHGCARTLERLLERLGYSRQEGVWRHPRRMVLFLGDLIDRGPGIRETLHLVRDMVSAGQALCIMGNHEYNALGWSTPAPPGSGRQHVREHSPRHLRLIRETLAQFEGHPQEWREFLRWFYEMPLFIDAGHFRVVHACWDAELIAPLRQQFPDGCIDEHFLQASAVPGSFANMALDRLLRGTDMRLPHGLTLTGGDGFTRSYFRTKFWEEDPQTYGDIVFQPDALPELAAQTPLSELQKDELLKYGAHEPPLFVGHYWRRGKPAPIRPNLACLDYSAVIGGRLVAYRLDHEQRLDASKFVWVDVDPQEAPR, from the coding sequence ATGTCCATCGACCCCCATCGTGGCTATGACCTGATCGGTGATATCCACGGTTGTGCGCGCACCCTGGAACGTCTGCTCGAACGCCTGGGCTATAGTCGCCAGGAAGGCGTGTGGCGCCACCCGCGGCGCATGGTGCTGTTTCTCGGTGATCTGATCGACCGTGGCCCGGGTATTCGCGAGACCTTGCATCTGGTGCGCGACATGGTCAGCGCCGGTCAGGCCCTGTGCATCATGGGCAACCATGAGTACAACGCGCTGGGCTGGAGCACGCCGGCACCGCCCGGCAGCGGCCGCCAGCACGTGCGTGAGCACAGCCCACGGCACCTGCGCCTGATCCGTGAAACCCTGGCGCAGTTCGAGGGGCACCCACAGGAGTGGCGCGAATTCCTGCGCTGGTTCTACGAGATGCCCCTGTTCATCGACGCCGGGCATTTTCGCGTCGTGCATGCCTGCTGGGACGCCGAACTGATCGCGCCGCTCAGGCAGCAATTTCCCGATGGCTGCATCGATGAACATTTCCTCCAGGCCTCGGCGGTGCCCGGCAGCTTCGCCAACATGGCGCTCGACCGCCTGCTGCGTGGCACCGACATGCGCCTGCCGCACGGCCTGACCCTGACCGGCGGCGACGGCTTCACCCGTTCCTATTTCCGCACCAAGTTCTGGGAAGAGGATCCGCAGACCTACGGCGATATCGTCTTCCAGCCCGATGCCTTGCCGGAGCTGGCGGCGCAGACGCCCTTGAGCGAACTGCAGAAGGACGAACTGCTCAAATATGGCGCGCACGAACCGCCGCTGTTCGTCGGCCACTACTGGCGCCGCGGCAAGCCGGCACCGATCCGCCCGAACCTGGCCTGCCTGGATTACAGCGCGGTGATCGGCGGCCGGCTGGTGGCTTACCGGCTCGATCATGAGCAGCGTCTGGATGCGAGCAAATTCGTCTGGGTCGATGTCGACCCGCAGGAGGCGCCACGATGA
- a CDS encoding rhomboid family intramembrane serine protease, whose translation MTASVALRLPLETDLSGFIALLQRLRVPHRVAEEGGEQVLWVHGEELAEQVRELYAQHPLGDVNGDFPQAVAPARTPVLVQLRRSPLTALMLLITFIVFAVTLAGENYAAIRWLSFVDFHIDGGNIYLNYLDATLASGQWWRLITPMLIHFGWLHLAMNSLWYWELGRRIEFRQGAIGLLGLTLLFGLASNFAQYWWAGPSLFGGLSGVLYGLLGHCWIYQRLAPNPAYRLPPGVLVMMLAWLAICMTGVFELLQFGAIANAAHVGGLLTGCLTGLLGGMLARRNA comes from the coding sequence ATGACCGCTAGCGTTGCACTACGTCTGCCGCTGGAGACCGACCTCAGCGGCTTCATCGCCCTGCTGCAACGCCTGCGCGTGCCGCATCGGGTGGCCGAGGAGGGCGGTGAACAGGTGCTCTGGGTGCACGGTGAGGAACTGGCCGAGCAGGTGCGTGAGCTCTACGCACAGCATCCTCTAGGTGATGTGAATGGCGACTTCCCCCAGGCCGTGGCGCCTGCGCGCACCCCTGTGCTGGTGCAACTACGACGTAGCCCGCTGACGGCTCTGATGCTGCTGATCACCTTCATCGTCTTCGCCGTGACTCTGGCAGGTGAGAACTACGCCGCGATTCGCTGGCTGAGCTTCGTCGATTTTCACATTGACGGTGGCAACATCTACCTCAACTACCTGGATGCAACGCTGGCCAGCGGCCAATGGTGGCGTTTGATCACGCCCATGCTGATCCACTTCGGCTGGCTGCATCTGGCGATGAACAGCCTGTGGTACTGGGAGCTGGGCCGGCGCATCGAGTTTCGTCAGGGCGCCATCGGCCTGCTCGGGCTGACCTTGCTGTTCGGTCTGGCCTCGAACTTCGCCCAGTACTGGTGGGCGGGGCCCTCGCTGTTCGGCGGTCTGTCCGGCGTGCTCTACGGCCTGCTCGGGCATTGCTGGATCTACCAGCGCCTGGCGCCCAACCCGGCCTATCGCCTGCCGCCCGGTGTGCTGGTGATGATGCTGGCCTGGCTGGCGATCTGCATGACTGGCGTGTTCGAGCTGCTGCAGTTCGGCGCCATCGCCAACGCCGCGCATGTCGGCGGCCTGCTCACCGGCTGCCTGACCGGGCTGCTTGGCGGTATGCTGGCCCGACGTAACGCTTGA
- the pepN gene encoding aminopeptidase N, translated as MRTEQSKTIYLKDYQVPDYLIDETHLTFELFEDHSLVHAQLVMRRNPDAGAGLPKLVLDGQQLELLELKLDDRELGEGDYTLTDSHLTLQPTQERFVVDSSVRIHPESNTALEGLYKSGKMFCTQCEAEGFRKITFYLDRPDVMSKFTTTVSAEQHAYPVLLSNGNPIASGSEEGGRHWATWEDPFKKPAYLFALVAGDLWCVEDSFTTMSKREVALRIYVEPENIDKVQHAMDSLKRSMKWDEEVYGREYDLDIFMIVAVNDFNMGAMENKGLNIFNSSCVLAKAETATDAAHQRVEAVVAHEYFHNWSGNRVTCRDWFQLSLKEGFTVFRDSEFSADTHSRVVKRIEDVAYLRTHQFAEDAGPMAHPVRPDAYMEISNFYTLTIYEKGAEVLRMIHTLLGPELFRKGSDLYFERHDGQAVTCDDFVKAMEDASGIDLTQFKRWYTQAGTPRLAVSETYDAAAQTYSLTFRQNCPATPGQHEKLPFVIPVALGLLDAQGHELPLRLQGESAAQGTSRVLSVTEAEQTFTFVGIAEKPLPSLLRGFSAPVKLSFPYDRDQLMFLMQHDSDGFNRWEAGQQLSVQVLQELIGQHQRGEALVLDQRLVAALRTLLEDESLDQAMVAEMLSLPGEAYLTEVSEVADVEAIHAAREFARQQLASALFAPLWARYQANREVSRATPYVAEAAHFARRSLQNIALSYLMLSEKPEVLAACVEQFEKADNMTERLSALAVLVNSPFQEEQGKALAMFADFFKDDALVMDQWFSVQAGCPLPGGLQRVQALMQHEAFTLKNPNKVRALIGAFANQNLINFHQADGSGYRFLADQVITLNALNPQIASRLLAPLTRWRKYGAARQALMKAELERILASGELSSDVYEVVSKSLA; from the coding sequence ATGCGCACCGAGCAATCCAAGACTATTTATCTGAAGGATTATCAGGTTCCCGACTACCTGATCGACGAGACCCACCTGACCTTCGAGCTGTTCGAGGATCACAGTCTGGTGCACGCGCAGTTGGTCATGCGTCGCAACCCCGATGCCGGAGCTGGCCTGCCGAAGTTGGTGCTCGATGGTCAGCAGCTTGAACTGCTGGAGCTCAAGCTCGATGACCGCGAACTGGGCGAGGGCGACTACACGCTGACCGACAGCCACCTGACCCTGCAGCCGACCCAGGAGCGCTTCGTGGTCGACAGCAGCGTGCGCATCCACCCGGAGAGCAACACCGCGCTGGAAGGCCTGTACAAGTCCGGCAAGATGTTCTGTACCCAGTGCGAGGCCGAGGGCTTCCGCAAGATCACCTTCTACCTCGACCGTCCGGACGTGATGAGCAAGTTCACCACCACGGTCAGCGCCGAGCAGCATGCCTACCCGGTGCTCTTGTCCAACGGCAACCCGATTGCCAGCGGCTCGGAAGAGGGCGGTCGGCACTGGGCTACCTGGGAAGACCCGTTCAAGAAGCCGGCCTACCTGTTCGCCCTGGTCGCCGGCGACCTCTGGTGCGTGGAAGACAGTTTCACCACCATGAGCAAGCGCGAGGTGGCACTGCGCATCTACGTCGAGCCGGAGAACATCGACAAGGTGCAGCACGCCATGGACAGCCTCAAGCGCTCGATGAAGTGGGACGAGGAGGTCTATGGCCGCGAGTACGACCTGGACATCTTCATGATCGTCGCGGTCAATGACTTCAACATGGGCGCCATGGAGAACAAGGGCCTCAACATCTTCAACTCCAGTTGCGTGCTGGCCAAGGCCGAGACCGCCACCGACGCCGCCCACCAGCGCGTCGAGGCGGTGGTGGCGCACGAGTACTTCCATAACTGGTCGGGCAACCGCGTGACCTGCCGCGACTGGTTCCAGTTGTCGCTCAAGGAAGGCTTCACCGTGTTCCGCGACAGCGAGTTCTCCGCCGACACCCACTCGCGCGTGGTCAAGCGCATCGAGGACGTGGCCTACCTGCGCACCCATCAGTTCGCCGAGGATGCCGGCCCCATGGCTCACCCGGTGCGCCCCGATGCGTACATGGAAATCTCCAACTTCTACACCCTGACCATCTACGAGAAGGGTGCCGAAGTGCTGCGCATGATCCACACCCTGCTCGGCCCGGAGCTGTTCCGCAAGGGCTCGGATCTGTACTTCGAGCGCCACGACGGCCAGGCCGTGACCTGCGATGACTTCGTCAAGGCCATGGAAGATGCCAGTGGCATCGACCTGACCCAGTTCAAGCGCTGGTACACCCAGGCCGGTACGCCGCGCCTGGCGGTGAGCGAGACTTATGACGCCGCTGCTCAGACCTACAGCCTGACCTTCCGCCAGAACTGCCCGGCCACGCCAGGGCAGCACGAGAAGCTGCCCTTCGTGATTCCCGTGGCGCTCGGTCTGCTCGATGCCCAGGGCCATGAGCTGCCGCTGCGCCTGCAGGGCGAAAGCGCTGCGCAAGGTACCAGCCGCGTGTTGTCGGTCACCGAAGCCGAGCAGACCTTCACCTTCGTGGGTATCGCTGAGAAGCCCCTGCCTTCGCTGCTGCGCGGCTTCAGCGCGCCGGTCAAGCTGAGCTTTCCCTATGACCGCGACCAGTTGATGTTCCTCATGCAGCACGACTCGGATGGCTTCAATCGCTGGGAAGCCGGCCAGCAACTGTCGGTGCAGGTGCTACAGGAACTGATCGGTCAACATCAGCGTGGTGAGGCTTTGGTGCTGGATCAGCGCCTGGTTGCCGCACTGCGTACCCTGCTGGAGGACGAGTCGCTGGATCAGGCCATGGTCGCGGAAATGCTTTCGCTGCCGGGTGAGGCCTATCTCACCGAGGTCAGTGAAGTGGCCGATGTCGAGGCCATCCATGCCGCACGCGAGTTCGCCCGCCAGCAACTGGCCAGCGCGTTGTTCGCCCCGCTGTGGGCGCGCTACCAGGCCAATCGCGAGGTTTCCAGGGCCACCCCTTACGTGGCCGAGGCGGCGCACTTCGCCCGTCGCAGCCTGCAGAACATCGCGCTGTCCTACCTGATGCTCAGCGAGAAGCCCGAGGTGCTGGCGGCCTGCGTCGAGCAATTCGAGAAGGCCGATAACATGACCGAGCGCCTGTCGGCCCTCGCTGTGCTGGTCAACTCGCCGTTCCAGGAAGAGCAGGGCAAGGCCCTGGCCATGTTCGCCGATTTCTTCAAGGATGATGCCCTGGTCATGGATCAGTGGTTCAGCGTACAGGCCGGCTGCCCGCTGCCGGGTGGCCTGCAGCGTGTGCAGGCGCTGATGCAGCACGAAGCCTTCACCCTGAAGAACCCGAACAAGGTGCGCGCGCTGATCGGTGCCTTCGCCAACCAGAACCTGATCAACTTTCATCAGGCCGATGGTTCGGGCTACCGCTTCCTCGCCGACCAGGTGATCACCCTCAACGCCCTCAACCCGCAGATCGCCTCGCGGCTGCTGGCGCCGTTGACCCGCTGGCGCAAGTACGGTGCGGCCCGACAGGCGCTGATGAAGGCCGAGCTGGAACGCATTCTGGCCTCTGGCGAGCTGTCCAGCGATGTTTACGAAGTGGTAAGCAAGAGCCTGGCCTGA